Below is a genomic region from Drosophila albomicans strain 15112-1751.03 chromosome 2R, ASM965048v2, whole genome shotgun sequence.
TCGTCTGTATTAGGCTCAGTAGTGCATAGCAATAATGCAAGCAgtaattccaattccaattccaataaCACTACAATCAATacgaacaataacaacaacaatagctccTCGACATTAGCCGCTGCCGCTGACGCCGGCAGTAGCAGCCAGAAGACTGACGAAGTCACCGGCGCCGGCGGTGGCATTGTGGGCAATCCGTTTTTGCGGGAACAGCGGGAGGAGGAAGATGATGCGTCCGCCGCCGTGGTGGAGTCCACAGAGAAGTCCGATAAGGAGGACGATGAGATTGATGAGCGGCCGGATCCGCTGACAATGCTGCGCAACAATGGTATCGAGCATCGCGCCACCAACATATTTGCTGCAGCCAAGACCAATTTGCCGCGAATGCAAACAAGTGGTTTCATCTTTGGACAGAATGTGCACGAACGTGTTGTTGGGGTGAGTGAGCTGGCAAAAGATGGTAAATAGATTTGGGCGTAATAACTGGGCATATTGTTTTGCAGGAGAATGTGAGCACAGAGGCGAATGCCGAAGCCGCTGTCTCGGACTCAACGGAAGCGACCTCATCGCAGCTGCTGTTCTCCAGCGTCATACAGCGAGCTGCCCAATCGACAGACAACAATAAGGAGACTTCAGAAGCCAAGAGTCTCAATGATGTGGCTCGTGAGTACGAAGAGAGTCGCGCCCAGAAACGCAAATACGAAGAGGTCGAAACATTCACCGGCGAGGAAAACGAACTCAATATTGCCGACGTCAGCTGCAagctgtttgcttttgttaacAGCAACTGGGAGGAGCGTGGACGCGGCAGTCTGCGTCTCAACGATGCCAAGGACGAGCAGGATTGCTCGCGCGTTGTCTTCCGCACCTCGGGCAATCTGCGTCTGCTGCTGAACACGAAAGTCTGGGCTGCCATGGTTGCGGAGCGCGCCAGCCAGAAGTCGTTGCGTCTGACGGCCATGGACAACACGGGCACGGTAAAGATCTTCTTGGCCATGGGCCGCCCCGCGGACATTGCCCAGGTGCACAAGGCGCTGAGCGAGCGCATTGCCAAGCGCAAGCTAACGCATCCCGAAGAGTGCGCCGTGGTGGAGACTAAGAACGGTATTTCCTCGGAGTCGTGTGCGGTCAGCGTGCAGCCCGAGTCGACAAccaacgatgacgatgaggatggCGATGGCATTGTTGAGTCAATACCaattactgctgctgctggtggcacGACTAACGCTGCTGCCCTTGCCGAGGCGGACAGCATTGAGCCGAGCCCCAAAAAGGCGCTGATGCAGGCGGACAGTAGCGTGGACGTTGTTGTGGTGGCAACTCCCGATGATGCAACTGCCGATAGCAATGCCGAGGCCGAGGCACAGCAGCCCAAGGAACAACATGCCTCGGCATCCATTgaggacgaggaggaggaTCGTGCTTAagattagtttttttttaatggcgGGCGATATTGTTTCGTTTCTTcctttcatattattattaatttttttgtttgaaatatggaaaaagaaaaccacacacacaaacacaagtaAAGCATctactaattaaaataaaacgcattgtggattattataaattaattataataatttattaataattatgattaaagtaaaatgtataaatgaaGTTCCCATTTCGTAAGTCCCAGGCGCAGACaacattattaatttctttctttccatctaaatttcaatttcgaattacatttaacaaattacaaattacatacGATTCGTGTTTCTGTTTCCAgtttttgtgctttgtgttCCCGCAATCTAAATAATTGTCTGTGgctattaaacattttatatataactaagtatatatactttaatcACTATAACTAATTCGCTTAAGGAATACTTTTTACAAGTTTCGTCGCTTGCACtagaaatatgtttttgtagaaaaaataggctcatcatcattatcatcatcatcgtcatcgatcATCCGATCATCATTTGCTTATAAACGTATTTAACTAGTATTTTGTGGAAATTGctaacaacaatgaaaatccCAGGCTAGAGAAAGAACTACTAAGTTgataacaacaattacaaagGCTGCTGCCAAGTGGCCAAGTggattaattacaaattataataattacagtTACTGGTTACTCTCGGCTCTCTTCTCTctattacaattacaaattaagcATTGAACACATTAGAATTTAAAGCGCAACCTAAGCCTATATACAGAGGAGGTGAATGGTGATTTGTCCCGTCCACAGGTTTTAGCTGATTGTGCTGCAACTGGAGACGCTCACGTTGAGCGGATTATTGACGCTGCTCACCGCAATGGAAGACCTAAATAAGGATACGAATTAGCttggcaaataaatgaattaaattccATTGCCAACTCACCGATTGTGACGCATGTGACTCTTGACTAGATCGCTGTTGACCAGCGCAGCCATCAGGCTCAGTTCGCCAGCCATGACTGTGGCGCAGACGATTTGCGCCAGCTTCTTGGCATTGTCGCCGGGATTGCTTGCATGGGCGCCTCGGACGCCCAGCATATCGAGGCAGGCACCTTGACCCGGCAGCCCGGTGCCGCCGCCCACGGTGCCCACCTCCAGCGAGGGCATCGTGCAGGTCATGTACAAATCTTCGCTGTTCTCTGTCCAGCACTCCATGGCCGTCGAGCAATTGCTCGATGTGACATTCTGTGCAGGATCCTGTCCGGTGGCCAAAAACACAGCTGTCACCATATTCGCAGCATGCGCATTATTCCCTCCAATGCTCCCGGCCATTGCACTGCCTCCCATATTCTTCAGTTTATTGCACTCCACGAGAGTCTTGGCATCCGTTTTGAGTACGCTGCGCAACGTGGCCGCTGGAATGGTGCATTCGGTGACCACACGCTTGCCACGTCCCTTGATCCAATTGATGGCAGCGGGTTTCTTGTCGCAGCAAAAGTTGCCGCTCAGCGAAATGATTTGCATGTCGGGAAACTGTCGCTTGATGCAGCGCAGTGCCATCTCCGCACCCTTGGACACCATGTTCATGCCCATGGCATCGCCAGTGAGTGCCACAAAGCGAATGTACAACTGGGGACCATCCATGGCAATGTGACAATCCTTGAGACGACCAAAACGAGATGTGGAATCAAACTCCTCCTTGATGAGCTTGTAGTTTGTCTCGTGTTCGATCCACAGCTTGGCCTCGGAGGCGCGTGCCACGCTCGGGAAGCGCACACATGGCGCCCGCGTCATGCCCACATCCTCGACAACAGAGCGCACACCTCGAACGGACAACGCCTTGCAGCCACGATTGGTGGATGCCACCAGCGCACCTTCAGTGGTGGCCATCGGGACATAGTAGCTGACTCCGTCCAGCAGCAGTGGACCGGCATAACCCACAGGAATGGGCACATAACCCAGGACATTCTCGCAGCAGGCGTTCATCACCTTGCGGTAGTCAAAGTGCTGATAAGGCAGCGACTCCAACGAACCCAAACGCACCTTGGCACGTGAGGCAATGAT
It encodes:
- the LOC117575172 gene encoding ran-binding protein 3, whose translation is MSENNEASVEANCFRGGFTLKASRLGGAVLRPAVLGDSSVLGSVVHSNNASSNSNSNSNNTTINTNNNNNNSSSTLAAAADAGSSSQKTDEVTGAGGGIVGNPFLREQREEEDDASAAVVESTEKSDKEDDEIDERPDPLTMLRNNGIEHRATNIFAAAKTNLPRMQTSGFIFGQNVHERVVGENVSTEANAEAAVSDSTEATSSQLLFSSVIQRAAQSTDNNKETSEAKSLNDVAREYEESRAQKRKYEEVETFTGEENELNIADVSCKLFAFVNSNWEERGRGSLRLNDAKDEQDCSRVVFRTSGNLRLLLNTKVWAAMVAERASQKSLRLTAMDNTGTVKIFLAMGRPADIAQVHKALSERIAKRKLTHPEECAVVETKNGISSESCAVSVQPESTTNDDDEDGDGIVESIPITAAAGGTTNAAALAEADSIEPSPKKALMQADSSVDVVVVATPDDATADSNAEAEAQQPKEQHASASIEDEEEDRA